The Cycloclasticus sp. genomic sequence GATCAAAACAGTCTCTATCTACTGCAATATTGCGGTTTTGACATCACTATTCCCAAAAACCAACGTTGCTGCAGCGCCATTGATTTACACGCTGGCAAGAAAAGTCACTACCTTGAACTGGCGCAACAAAACGACGCAGTCTTTTCAGGCAACAGCTATGACGCCATTATCACACTCGCCAGCGGCTGCGGCTCTACGCTGGCCGAATATGATCACCCACTATCCGACAACATCAGTGATTTTATTGCACCCTTTTTAGCAAAGACTATCCTTTGAATTCCTTAACGCGTCGGCGTGGCTACACACGCCCTGCACATTTAAAAACGCACCATCAAAAAGCACCTACATATCCACTTTATTAACTCATATCGGCGAATTAACCATCAACAGCTTTGAGGCTGAGCAAGCCTAC encodes the following:
- a CDS encoding heterodisulfide reductase-related iron-sulfur binding cluster, which produces MPKNQRCCSAIDLHAGKKSHYLELAQQNDAVFSGNSYDAIITLASGCGSTLAEYDHPLSDNISDFIAPFLAKTIL